In a single window of the Elaeis guineensis isolate ETL-2024a chromosome 6, EG11, whole genome shotgun sequence genome:
- the LOC105047334 gene encoding uncharacterized protein isoform X7, giving the protein MGVDRLRIRLAARLRLYLAGYRVSPDCVPLSNGRKNSLRTCKEDDADNGGRIPNYSPFEGKPPRRSGSGSTVPQDHHSPHVPFPSDSSQSENQPPYAAADSTPPAAKAPSHHHEINGVSRGSGDVLLQWGHKKRSRGSRAESRPAAGNGSVHSRQMIKIQRRSAAAGAEKLAAAAAAAAAASAAMPPPCGSYTRGANLRPCLPSRDAMASSINREERAAGAFVLGAWSLQSTSSLMDGLFWASRGVEERSGGLSRSEKRSPPSPAEKTQKGAPNGTAADANPADSKAPSDQEMGGSNVAATTGEKLNLENFEWPRIYISLSRKEKEDDFLAMKGTKLPQRPKKRAKNIDKTLQYCFPGMWLSDLTRGRYEVREKKCVKKENTGDPRKNSAEETFCAKNRITWNECLRF; this is encoded by the exons ATGGGAGTGGACAGGCTAAGAATTCGCTTGGCGGCCAGGCTCCGTCTCTACCTTGCTgg ATACAGAGTAAGCCCAGATTGCGTCCCCCTCAGCAATGGAAGGAAGAACAGCCTGAGAACCTGCAAGGAAGACGACGCCGACAACGGTGGGCGGATCCCAAACTACTCCCCCTTTGAAGGGAAACCTCCCAGGCGTTCTGGGTCGGGATCGACCGTGCCCCAGGACCACCACTCCCCCCACGTCCCCTTCCCATCCGACTCCTCCCAGTCCGAGAATCAACCGCCCTATGCCGCCGCAGACTCCACTCCGCCGGCCGCGAAAGCCCCGAGTCACCACCATGAGATCAACGGGGTGTCGCGAGGGAGCGGGGATGTGCTTCTCCAGTGGGGCCACAAGAAGAGATCCCGGGGTTCGAGAGCGGAGAGCCGGCCGGCTGCCGGGAATGGCTCGGTCCACTCGCGCCAGATGATCAAGATCCAGCGGAGATCGGCGGCCGCCGGGGCGGAGAAgctcgccgccgccgccgccgccgccgccgcggcGTCTGCGGCGATGCCCCCGCCCTGTGGGTCCTACACACGCGGCGCCAATCTCCGGCCTTGCTTGCCCTCCCGCGACGCGATGGCCTCCTCGATCAACAG AGAGGAGAGAGCGGCTGGTGCTTTTGTGCTGGGTGCGTGGAGTCTGCAGAGCACAAGTTCATTGATGGATGGACTCTTTTGGGCCTCTAG GGGCGTCGAAGAGCGATCGGGCGGCCTGTCGAGATCCGAGAAGCGATCCCCACCTTCCCCGGCGGAGAAGACCCAGAAGGGGGCTCCCAACGGCACCGCTGCGGATGCGAATCCGGCGGACTCCAAGGCGCCGTCCGACCAGGAGATGGGCGGCAGCAACGTGGCGGCCACCACGGGGGAGAAGCTGAACCTGGAGAACTTCGAGTGGCCGAGGATCTACATCTCTCTCTCGAGGAAGGAGAAAGAGGACGACTTCTTGGCCATGAAGGGCACCAAGCTCCCCCAGCGCCCCAAGAAACGGGCCAAGAACATCGATAAAACCCTCCAG TATTGTTTTCCAGGGATGTGGCTTTCGGACTTGACCAGAGGACGATATGAAGTGAGGGAGAAGAAATGCGTGAAGaag
- the LOC105047334 gene encoding uncharacterized protein isoform X11: MMRYRVSPDCVPLSNGRKNSLRTCKEDDADNGGRIPNYSPFEGKPPRRSGSGSTVPQDHHSPHVPFPSDSSQSENQPPYAAADSTPPAAKAPSHHHEINGVSRGSGDVLLQWGHKKRSRGSRAESRPAAGNGSVHSRQMIKIQRRSAAAGAEKLAAAAAAAAAASAAMPPPCGSYTRGANLRPCLPSRDAMASSINREERAAGAFVLGAWSLQSTSSLMDGLFWASRGVEERSGGLSRSEKRSPPSPAEKTQKGAPNGTAADANPADSKAPSDQEMGGSNVAATTGEKLNLENFEWPRIYISLSRKEKEDDFLAMKGTKLPQRPKKRAKNIDKTLQYCFPGMWLSDLTRGRYEVREKKCVKKENTGDPRKNSAEETFCAKNRITWNECLRF; encoded by the exons ATGATGAG ATACAGAGTAAGCCCAGATTGCGTCCCCCTCAGCAATGGAAGGAAGAACAGCCTGAGAACCTGCAAGGAAGACGACGCCGACAACGGTGGGCGGATCCCAAACTACTCCCCCTTTGAAGGGAAACCTCCCAGGCGTTCTGGGTCGGGATCGACCGTGCCCCAGGACCACCACTCCCCCCACGTCCCCTTCCCATCCGACTCCTCCCAGTCCGAGAATCAACCGCCCTATGCCGCCGCAGACTCCACTCCGCCGGCCGCGAAAGCCCCGAGTCACCACCATGAGATCAACGGGGTGTCGCGAGGGAGCGGGGATGTGCTTCTCCAGTGGGGCCACAAGAAGAGATCCCGGGGTTCGAGAGCGGAGAGCCGGCCGGCTGCCGGGAATGGCTCGGTCCACTCGCGCCAGATGATCAAGATCCAGCGGAGATCGGCGGCCGCCGGGGCGGAGAAgctcgccgccgccgccgccgccgccgccgcggcGTCTGCGGCGATGCCCCCGCCCTGTGGGTCCTACACACGCGGCGCCAATCTCCGGCCTTGCTTGCCCTCCCGCGACGCGATGGCCTCCTCGATCAACAG AGAGGAGAGAGCGGCTGGTGCTTTTGTGCTGGGTGCGTGGAGTCTGCAGAGCACAAGTTCATTGATGGATGGACTCTTTTGGGCCTCTAG GGGCGTCGAAGAGCGATCGGGCGGCCTGTCGAGATCCGAGAAGCGATCCCCACCTTCCCCGGCGGAGAAGACCCAGAAGGGGGCTCCCAACGGCACCGCTGCGGATGCGAATCCGGCGGACTCCAAGGCGCCGTCCGACCAGGAGATGGGCGGCAGCAACGTGGCGGCCACCACGGGGGAGAAGCTGAACCTGGAGAACTTCGAGTGGCCGAGGATCTACATCTCTCTCTCGAGGAAGGAGAAAGAGGACGACTTCTTGGCCATGAAGGGCACCAAGCTCCCCCAGCGCCCCAAGAAACGGGCCAAGAACATCGATAAAACCCTCCAG TATTGTTTTCCAGGGATGTGGCTTTCGGACTTGACCAGAGGACGATATGAAGTGAGGGAGAAGAAATGCGTGAAGaag
- the LOC105047334 gene encoding uncharacterized protein isoform X8, with product MGVDRLRIRLAARLRLYLAGLARSLDYAHLKKLMPSDIERIHISRYRVSPDCVPLSNGRKNSLRTCKEDDADNGGRIPNYSPFEGKPPRRSGSGSTVPQDHHSPHVPFPSDSSQSENQPPYAAADSTPPAAKAPSHHHEINGVSRGSGDVLLQWGHKKRSRGSRAESRPAAGNGSVHSRQMIKIQRRSAAAGAEKLAAAAAAAAAASAAMPPPCGSYTRGANLRPCLPSRDAMASSINRGVEERSGGLSRSEKRSPPSPAEKTQKGAPNGTAADANPADSKAPSDQEMGGSNVAATTGEKLNLENFEWPRIYISLSRKEKEDDFLAMKGTKLPQRPKKRAKNIDKTLQYCFPGMWLSDLTRGRYEVREKKCVKKENTGDPRKNSAEETFCAKNRITWNECLRF from the exons ATGGGAGTGGACAGGCTAAGAATTCGCTTGGCGGCCAGGCTCCGTCTCTACCTTGCTgg TTTAGCGAGAAGCTTGGATTATGCTCATCTGAAGAAGTTAATGCCCTCTGACATAGAAAGGATCCACATTTC CAGATACAGAGTAAGCCCAGATTGCGTCCCCCTCAGCAATGGAAGGAAGAACAGCCTGAGAACCTGCAAGGAAGACGACGCCGACAACGGTGGGCGGATCCCAAACTACTCCCCCTTTGAAGGGAAACCTCCCAGGCGTTCTGGGTCGGGATCGACCGTGCCCCAGGACCACCACTCCCCCCACGTCCCCTTCCCATCCGACTCCTCCCAGTCCGAGAATCAACCGCCCTATGCCGCCGCAGACTCCACTCCGCCGGCCGCGAAAGCCCCGAGTCACCACCATGAGATCAACGGGGTGTCGCGAGGGAGCGGGGATGTGCTTCTCCAGTGGGGCCACAAGAAGAGATCCCGGGGTTCGAGAGCGGAGAGCCGGCCGGCTGCCGGGAATGGCTCGGTCCACTCGCGCCAGATGATCAAGATCCAGCGGAGATCGGCGGCCGCCGGGGCGGAGAAgctcgccgccgccgccgccgccgccgccgcggcGTCTGCGGCGATGCCCCCGCCCTGTGGGTCCTACACACGCGGCGCCAATCTCCGGCCTTGCTTGCCCTCCCGCGACGCGATGGCCTCCTCGATCAACAG GGGCGTCGAAGAGCGATCGGGCGGCCTGTCGAGATCCGAGAAGCGATCCCCACCTTCCCCGGCGGAGAAGACCCAGAAGGGGGCTCCCAACGGCACCGCTGCGGATGCGAATCCGGCGGACTCCAAGGCGCCGTCCGACCAGGAGATGGGCGGCAGCAACGTGGCGGCCACCACGGGGGAGAAGCTGAACCTGGAGAACTTCGAGTGGCCGAGGATCTACATCTCTCTCTCGAGGAAGGAGAAAGAGGACGACTTCTTGGCCATGAAGGGCACCAAGCTCCCCCAGCGCCCCAAGAAACGGGCCAAGAACATCGATAAAACCCTCCAG TATTGTTTTCCAGGGATGTGGCTTTCGGACTTGACCAGAGGACGATATGAAGTGAGGGAGAAGAAATGCGTGAAGaag